A genomic region of Alistipes megaguti contains the following coding sequences:
- a CDS encoding S8 family serine peptidase, with protein sequence MNRRCILLLLLLSAACADPADPTDTVPATAPQSRSDAFIPGLLRVKLSDTAPELDTRAFTRSGGSGDPEFDAAATRAGARSLRRVFSDGERFREQRRRAGLHRWYDVVFDETIPVDEAMARFGHPRGVICVEPVPRMVQTAATQVIPAAEPTSGSETLPFNDPLSGNQWFLHNTGTLAGQRKGADLNILPAWRVSTGGSEVIVAVADGGIDRTHPDLAANMWDDGEGHCGYNFNRHNYEITPSDHGTHVAGIIGAVNNNATGICGIAGGDGTPDSGVRLMSCQIFDQTGSASIEELMTWSADHGAVISQNSWTYTGLNDLSQSGKEAIDYFIRYAGCDEAGNQTGPMKGGVVIFAAGNDGLSTPQYPAAYPPVLAVASLGADLRKAASSNYGEWIDLAALGGDSYGDDERYGIYSTIPDGRYGFAAGTSMACPQVAGLAALAVARFGGPGFTNEMLEELLLGSGRRQEVEAVNPEYAGKLGNGLVDAEYLFYRDAAPDPVSEASAEARCGGLTLEWKIPADYLGRAVTAYTVWLSDKPFIASTVGEIPDDAREYAVEITDRSVGERGSFQVDGLAAQTSYQVAIVSRSRYGTPSTPLLFTASTTENTPPVLGDPMPDLFLAGTASDGVGIDLTSRFSDPDAPNDALSYFVAFPAGSVVDGRIDGSVLQLFPRTVGTSTLRVIARDRHGASVAASLRVMVDGTGAAAELFPNPCSEQLNIRIPGATGRFPIRISDRSGREILTTTVTLRETDNGNTGWITVAQLPGGVYTCRIDYFGCPIDIPFIKR encoded by the coding sequence ATGAACAGACGCTGCATCCTGCTGCTCCTGCTGCTGTCGGCCGCCTGCGCCGACCCCGCAGATCCGACGGACACGGTGCCCGCAACGGCTCCGCAAAGCCGGTCCGACGCCTTTATTCCGGGGCTCCTCCGCGTCAAGCTCTCCGACACGGCGCCCGAACTCGACACCCGGGCCTTCACCCGCAGCGGAGGCTCGGGGGATCCGGAGTTCGACGCCGCCGCAACACGGGCCGGCGCCCGATCGCTCCGTCGGGTCTTTTCCGACGGAGAGCGTTTCCGCGAGCAGAGGCGCAGGGCCGGACTGCACCGCTGGTACGACGTGGTTTTCGACGAAACGATCCCCGTCGACGAGGCCATGGCGCGTTTCGGACACCCCCGGGGCGTCATCTGCGTCGAACCGGTTCCCCGCATGGTGCAGACCGCCGCAACGCAGGTCATCCCGGCCGCAGAGCCAACCTCCGGGAGTGAAACCCTCCCCTTCAACGACCCGCTGTCGGGGAACCAGTGGTTTCTCCACAACACGGGAACACTCGCCGGACAACGCAAAGGGGCCGATCTGAACATCCTTCCGGCCTGGAGGGTCTCGACGGGCGGCAGCGAGGTAATCGTCGCCGTCGCCGACGGCGGCATCGACCGGACGCATCCGGATCTGGCCGCCAACATGTGGGACGACGGCGAAGGACACTGCGGATACAACTTCAACCGCCACAACTACGAGATCACGCCGAGTGACCACGGCACCCATGTCGCCGGAATCATCGGCGCCGTCAACAACAACGCCACCGGCATCTGCGGCATCGCCGGCGGAGACGGGACTCCCGACAGCGGGGTGCGGCTGATGAGCTGCCAGATCTTCGACCAGACGGGGTCCGCCAGCATCGAGGAGCTGATGACCTGGAGCGCCGACCACGGAGCCGTCATCAGCCAGAACAGCTGGACCTATACCGGGCTCAACGATCTCTCGCAGTCCGGAAAGGAGGCGATCGACTACTTCATCCGATATGCCGGATGCGACGAAGCCGGCAACCAGACCGGCCCCATGAAGGGCGGTGTGGTGATCTTCGCCGCCGGCAACGACGGGCTCTCCACCCCGCAATATCCGGCGGCCTATCCGCCGGTTCTGGCCGTTGCATCGCTGGGCGCCGACCTGCGCAAGGCCGCCTCGTCGAACTACGGCGAATGGATCGACCTGGCGGCGCTCGGCGGTGACTCCTACGGCGACGACGAGCGGTATGGCATCTACAGCACGATCCCCGACGGCCGCTACGGATTCGCCGCCGGCACCTCGATGGCCTGTCCGCAGGTTGCCGGACTGGCGGCGCTGGCCGTTGCCCGGTTCGGCGGCCCGGGCTTCACCAACGAGATGCTCGAGGAGCTGCTCCTCGGATCGGGCCGGCGGCAGGAGGTCGAAGCCGTCAATCCCGAATATGCCGGCAAGCTCGGCAACGGACTGGTCGATGCCGAATACCTCTTCTACCGCGATGCAGCACCCGATCCCGTAAGCGAAGCCTCGGCCGAAGCCCGCTGCGGAGGGCTGACGCTCGAGTGGAAGATTCCGGCCGACTACCTGGGACGCGCCGTTACCGCCTATACGGTGTGGCTCAGCGACAAGCCCTTCATTGCCTCGACCGTCGGGGAGATTCCGGACGACGCCCGGGAATACGCCGTGGAGATCACGGACCGCAGCGTCGGCGAACGCGGTTCGTTCCAGGTGGACGGACTGGCGGCCCAAACCTCCTATCAGGTGGCCATCGTGAGCCGAAGCCGATACGGGACTCCGTCGACACCCCTCCTCTTCACCGCCTCGACCACCGAAAACACACCGCCCGTACTCGGCGATCCGATGCCGGATCTCTTTCTGGCCGGCACGGCATCCGACGGGGTCGGGATCGATCTGACGTCCCGGTTCTCCGATCCCGACGCGCCGAACGACGCGTTGAGTTATTTCGTCGCCTTTCCGGCCGGGAGCGTCGTCGACGGACGCATCGACGGCAGCGTGCTGCAACTCTTCCCCCGGACCGTCGGGACCTCGACGCTCCGCGTCATCGCCCGCGACCGCCATGGCGCCAGCGTCGCCGCATCGCTGCGCGTGATGGTCGACGGAACGGGCGCCGCGGCCGAACTCTTCCCGAACCCATGCTCCGAACAGCTCAACATCCGCATCCCCGGAGCCACGGGACGCTTCCCGATCCGGATCAGCGACCGCAGCGGACGGGAGATTCTCACGACGACAGTCACCCTCCGCGAAACCGACAACGGGAATACCGGCTGGATCACGGTCGCCCAACTCCCGGGCGGCGTCTATACCTGCCGGATCGACTATTTCGGATGTCCGATCGACATCCCGTTCATCAAACGCTGA
- a CDS encoding substrate import-associated zinc metallohydrolase lipoprotein, giving the protein MKKLFLKSLGALLLVVAATACENDELNSQSIFDDNEQEEKSAFDLWLERHYVEPYNVNFEYRMPDRETHFNYWVAPPPLDKSIEIAKLIKFVLLDGMAELMQEQKDPLLLARTYFPRLLFLVGSYEIDGSGKVVLASAENGIQINLLGVKFFDRTKDCEQITGTMIHEFAHILDGNRAVPIEYDLITKEGYIGDQYTNAPNDYLENGFLSNYARSTPAEDIAVMVAALVGNDAQWWEETLNSIKSAEARAKIEKKRDILIAWLDDKFDIDVYRWHDIYMDRLSRVGEIDWENLDD; this is encoded by the coding sequence ATGAAAAAGCTGTTTTTGAAATCCCTGGGAGCCCTGCTGCTCGTCGTCGCCGCTACGGCCTGCGAAAACGACGAACTCAACAGCCAGAGCATCTTCGACGATAACGAGCAGGAGGAGAAAAGCGCCTTCGACCTCTGGCTCGAACGACACTACGTCGAACCCTACAACGTCAACTTCGAATATCGCATGCCCGACCGCGAAACCCACTTCAACTACTGGGTGGCGCCGCCGCCTCTGGACAAGTCGATCGAAATCGCCAAACTCATCAAGTTCGTGCTGCTGGACGGCATGGCCGAGCTGATGCAGGAGCAGAAGGATCCGCTGCTGCTGGCCCGGACCTACTTCCCGCGGCTGCTCTTCCTGGTGGGCAGCTACGAGATCGACGGATCGGGAAAGGTCGTCCTCGCGTCGGCCGAAAACGGCATCCAGATCAACCTGCTGGGCGTGAAGTTCTTCGACCGCACCAAGGACTGCGAACAGATCACCGGAACGATGATCCACGAGTTCGCCCACATCCTCGACGGAAACCGCGCCGTACCCATCGAGTACGACCTGATCACCAAGGAGGGATACATCGGCGACCAGTACACCAACGCCCCGAACGACTATCTGGAGAACGGCTTCCTCTCGAACTACGCCCGTTCGACTCCGGCCGAGGACATCGCCGTGATGGTGGCCGCACTGGTCGGCAACGACGCCCAATGGTGGGAGGAGACCCTGAATTCGATCAAGAGCGCCGAAGCCCGCGCCAAGATCGAAAAGAAACGCGACATCCTGATCGCCTGGCTCGACGACAAATTCGATATCGACGTATACCGCTGGCACGACATCTATATGGACCGCTTGAGCCGGGTCGGCGAGATCGACTGGGAAAATCTGGACGATTAA
- a CDS encoding DUF4302 domain-containing protein, translating into MKLRINLLSLLAVSLLAATACNDDDSIFENSAAERIEQGLERYEQALLKGKTWIMEYYPSESLKYGGWIYVLQFNEDHTVRAWFEGSTFADDTYVQTTYAVEYSTGPMLKFVDYNDYLHFFAFPGDYGYQGLEGDYEFSFMKLTSTPEIIIRGSKTANDMRLSLLPSGVEPEEYLEAVRESQRIVTPTTLKCIVNGKQIGTLSRENAFIEDNFEQYAASKIWTLSYTTRIQNTDPQGNPMFDEEGNPVYYEKQINDQLTFIHYPDHTMKLYRPYTFQGVVDGVSGQTMQTLAWEQGQTPASDHFVCTDSFYEIRFVQ; encoded by the coding sequence ATGAAGCTACGCATCAACCTTTTATCGCTTCTGGCCGTATCGCTCCTGGCGGCGACGGCCTGCAACGACGACGATTCGATTTTCGAGAATTCCGCCGCCGAGCGCATCGAACAGGGCCTCGAACGCTACGAACAGGCCCTGCTCAAGGGTAAAACCTGGATCATGGAGTACTATCCCAGCGAAAGCCTCAAATACGGCGGCTGGATCTACGTGCTGCAATTCAACGAGGACCACACCGTGCGTGCCTGGTTCGAGGGCTCGACCTTCGCCGACGACACCTACGTGCAGACCACCTATGCCGTCGAGTACTCGACCGGCCCCATGCTGAAATTCGTGGACTACAACGACTACCTGCACTTCTTCGCCTTCCCCGGCGACTACGGCTACCAGGGACTCGAGGGCGACTACGAATTTTCGTTCATGAAGCTCACCTCGACGCCGGAGATCATCATCCGCGGCAGCAAGACGGCCAACGACATGCGCCTCTCGCTGCTCCCCTCGGGGGTTGAACCCGAGGAGTATCTCGAGGCGGTGCGCGAAAGCCAGCGCATCGTCACCCCCACGACGCTGAAATGCATCGTCAACGGAAAACAGATCGGAACCCTCTCCCGCGAGAACGCCTTCATCGAGGACAACTTCGAACAATATGCCGCAAGCAAGATCTGGACCCTCTCCTATACGACCCGGATCCAGAATACCGATCCGCAGGGCAACCCGATGTTCGACGAAGAGGGCAACCCCGTCTACTACGAGAAGCAGATCAACGACCAGCTGACCTTCATCCACTATCCGGACCATACGATGAAACTCTACCGTCCCTACACCTTCCAGGGCGTCGTGGACGGAGTCTCCGGGCAGACGATGCAGACCCTGGCCTGGGAACAGGGACAGACCCCCGCATCGGACCATTTCGTCTGCACCGACTCGTTCTACGAGATCCGCTTCGTCCAGTAG
- a CDS encoding RagB/SusD family nutrient uptake outer membrane protein encodes MKTKYLFLALSAGAVATLFSACGEFLDELPDNRAELDSPEKIYKLLVSAYPDRTYVRMCEFSSDNVDDQGADDPNYWRILEQNAYWSDIVDADNESNSETWRSYYLSIEHANVALQAIEELGTPEELLPAKGEALLCRAYAHFCLTMLYCLPYHPEKASEYLGVPYITEPVTELNPNCERGTLEEDYERIAADIEEGLPLIDDNAYTVPKYHFNRSAAYAFASRFYLYYMKWSRVIECANEVLGSNPALVLRNWDDARSADWGDQALQYVDANNEFSLMLTTLFSSNGSIFNAWSSSGSRFTHTYRISKHETYRTKRPMGGAYDLYGDKNLKMYRYSPYINDNIEKIYMPKWPSQWQTIDMITGVGYSRSTMVAFTTNETLLNRAEAYIHLKQYDAAVEDLDIWNNSYYTVGENDIVHLTRERINEVYGDPQSKNYIAEYTSEAPTSRKPLHPHGFTIEPGEQEYMIQCLLFCRRIETIADGLRWGDVKRYGIVVDRFDDINYVDSQTSGFRVAATLDEKDLRRAIQLPAEVITSGMEPNPRNADAPNHPFRQ; translated from the coding sequence ATGAAAACGAAATACCTGTTCCTCGCACTGTCGGCCGGAGCCGTCGCCACGCTGTTCTCCGCCTGCGGCGAATTCCTCGACGAACTGCCCGACAACCGAGCCGAACTCGACTCCCCGGAGAAGATCTACAAGCTTCTGGTCTCGGCCTATCCCGACCGAACCTACGTCCGCATGTGCGAATTCTCGTCGGACAACGTCGACGACCAGGGGGCCGACGACCCCAACTACTGGCGGATTCTGGAGCAGAACGCCTACTGGTCCGACATCGTCGATGCCGACAACGAAAGCAACTCGGAGACCTGGCGGTCCTATTACCTCAGCATCGAACACGCCAACGTCGCCCTGCAGGCCATCGAAGAGCTCGGAACCCCCGAAGAGCTGCTGCCGGCCAAGGGTGAAGCCCTGCTCTGCCGGGCCTACGCGCACTTCTGCCTGACGATGCTCTACTGCCTGCCCTATCACCCCGAAAAGGCCTCCGAATACCTCGGAGTCCCCTACATCACGGAGCCCGTCACGGAGCTCAACCCCAACTGCGAGCGCGGAACCCTCGAAGAGGATTACGAACGGATCGCCGCCGACATCGAGGAGGGTCTGCCGCTGATCGACGACAATGCCTACACGGTGCCCAAATACCACTTCAACCGCAGCGCCGCATACGCCTTCGCCTCGCGCTTCTACCTCTACTACATGAAATGGTCGCGGGTGATCGAGTGCGCCAACGAGGTGCTGGGCAGCAATCCCGCCCTCGTGCTCCGCAACTGGGACGACGCCCGCTCGGCCGACTGGGGCGATCAGGCGCTGCAATACGTCGATGCCAACAACGAGTTCAGCCTGATGCTCACGACGCTCTTCTCGAGCAACGGGTCGATCTTCAACGCCTGGAGCAGCTCCGGAAGCCGCTTTACGCACACCTACCGCATCTCCAAGCACGAAACCTACCGCACGAAGCGCCCGATGGGCGGCGCCTACGACCTCTATGGCGACAAGAACCTCAAGATGTACCGCTACAGCCCCTACATCAACGACAACATCGAAAAGATCTACATGCCGAAATGGCCCAGCCAGTGGCAGACCATCGACATGATCACGGGCGTCGGATACTCCCGCTCGACGATGGTCGCCTTCACGACCAACGAAACGCTGCTCAACCGGGCCGAGGCCTACATCCATCTCAAGCAGTATGATGCCGCCGTCGAGGATCTCGACATCTGGAACAACTCCTACTACACGGTGGGTGAGAACGACATCGTCCACCTGACCCGCGAACGGATCAACGAGGTCTACGGCGACCCTCAGTCCAAGAACTACATCGCCGAGTACACCTCTGAGGCTCCGACCTCCCGCAAACCGCTCCACCCCCACGGCTTCACCATCGAGCCGGGCGAGCAGGAGTACATGATCCAGTGTCTGCTCTTCTGCCGCCGGATCGAGACCATTGCCGACGGTCTGCGCTGGGGCGACGTCAAACGTTACGGAATCGTTGTCGACCGTTTCGACGACATCAACTACGTCGATTCCCAGACCTCGGGATTCCGGGTCGCCGCTACCCTCGACGAAAAGGATCTGCGCCGGGCTATCCAGCTCCCCGCCGAGGTCATCACCTCGGGTATGGAGCCCAATCCGCGGAACGCCGATGCCCCGAACCATCCCTTCCGCCAGTAA
- a CDS encoding SusC/RagA family TonB-linked outer membrane protein — translation MKRFILLVLSLVGVLGQLLAQQSRTVTGRVADENGEPMIGAVVQVVGSNDATTTGPEGIYTLKNVPDGAILRVSFLGYDPLEKKADADRIDFDLKSNSQQIASVVVTGMQKMDKRIFTGATDQLMASEVKLDGVGEISRSLEGRAAGVSVQNVSGTFGAAPKIRVRGATSIYGDSKPLWVVDGVIMEDVVDVDANSLSSGDATTLISSAIAGLNSDDIESFQILKDGSATSIYGARAMAGVIVVTTKKGKAGEARVSYTGEYSMRLIPSYANFNIMNSQEQMAVYKEMYDKGWLNYADNVYAASSGVYGKMSQLINSYDPQTGYGVPNTVEGRNAYLRQAEFRNTDWFKELFRASIQHSHSVSISSGTEKGSYYASVGALVDPGWTVQSKVNRYTALFNTSQNILKDKLVLNIIGNASYRQQRAPGTLSSETDPVFGTVTRDFDINPYSYALRTSRTLDPDEFYTRNYTPFNIKDELSKNYMDLNVVDTKFQAELKWKVTPKLELAALGAVKYSSSTTEHHVKEGSNMAETYRSMPNSVIQGLNPYLYDNPDTSTEKYSILPEGGIYRRNDYRANSYDFRASMTYNDVFNDKHIVNAYAAAEINALDRSSTAFTGWGLQYSLGNTPYYILDLFKKQIEDNTQYYSMSNTRERNAAFAATASYSYDYRYTINGTIRYEGSNRLGRSRKARWLPTWNIAGKWAVDQEAFFEALAPAVSTLALRLSYSLTADRGPSSVSNSTVTIYPTNPWRGDTEITESGLVVSAIENADLTYEKKHELNVGLDVGFLDNRISLSVDAYKRNNFDLIGNTITTGLGGFIGQMGNVAAMKSHGVELSLFTRNIQQKNFSWESSFIFSWMDNTVTKLRSDTNLMSFVTGSGFSMEGKPRGSLFSLQFMGLDEMGIPTFLNSDGTITSTGINFQETQNFSHLVYEGPVDPTITGSFGNIFRYKGFTLNVFMTYSFGNVVRLDPIFSNAYSDLTAMPREFKDRYINPGDELRTTIPVIASARQNNEIQYLSKAYNAYNYSTERIAKGDFIRMKEVSLTYDFPKSIASKLRMSGLSLKLQATNPFLIYSDKALHGQDPEFFNSGGVATPMPKQFTLTLRISF, via the coding sequence ATGAAAAGATTCATTCTACTTGTTCTGTCACTCGTCGGAGTGCTCGGCCAGCTCCTGGCCCAGCAGTCCCGCACGGTGACGGGCCGGGTCGCCGACGAAAACGGTGAGCCGATGATCGGCGCCGTGGTCCAGGTCGTCGGGTCCAACGACGCCACCACAACCGGCCCCGAAGGCATCTATACCCTCAAAAACGTCCCCGACGGAGCCATCCTGCGCGTGAGCTTCCTCGGATACGACCCCCTCGAGAAAAAGGCCGACGCCGACCGCATCGACTTCGACCTGAAGAGCAACTCGCAGCAGATCGCTTCGGTCGTGGTCACCGGTATGCAGAAGATGGACAAACGAATCTTCACCGGCGCCACCGACCAGCTGATGGCCTCCGAAGTCAAACTCGACGGCGTGGGCGAAATCAGCCGCAGCCTCGAAGGCCGTGCCGCCGGCGTCTCGGTGCAGAACGTCTCGGGAACCTTCGGCGCCGCACCCAAGATCCGCGTCCGCGGCGCCACCTCCATCTACGGCGACTCGAAACCCCTCTGGGTGGTCGACGGCGTGATCATGGAGGATGTCGTCGATGTCGATGCCAACTCGCTCTCGTCGGGTGACGCCACCACGCTGATCAGCTCCGCAATCGCCGGCCTCAACTCCGACGACATCGAGAGCTTCCAGATCCTCAAGGACGGCTCCGCAACCTCGATCTACGGCGCCAGAGCCATGGCCGGCGTGATCGTCGTCACCACCAAAAAGGGAAAGGCCGGCGAAGCCCGCGTCAGCTACACGGGCGAGTACTCCATGCGCCTGATCCCCTCCTACGCCAACTTCAACATCATGAACTCCCAGGAGCAGATGGCCGTCTACAAGGAGATGTACGACAAGGGCTGGCTCAACTACGCCGATAACGTCTATGCGGCCAGCAGCGGCGTCTACGGCAAGATGTCGCAGCTGATCAACAGCTACGACCCCCAGACCGGATACGGCGTGCCCAACACCGTCGAGGGGCGCAACGCCTACCTGCGTCAGGCCGAGTTCCGCAACACCGACTGGTTCAAGGAGCTCTTCCGCGCAAGCATCCAGCACAGCCACTCGGTGAGCATCTCCTCCGGTACCGAAAAGGGATCCTACTACGCGTCGGTCGGCGCGCTGGTCGATCCGGGATGGACCGTTCAGAGCAAGGTGAACCGCTACACGGCCCTCTTCAACACCTCGCAGAACATCCTCAAGGACAAACTCGTCCTCAACATCATCGGCAACGCCTCCTACCGTCAGCAGCGGGCCCCCGGAACCCTCAGCTCCGAGACCGACCCCGTCTTCGGCACCGTGACCCGCGATTTCGACATCAACCCCTACTCCTACGCCCTGCGCACCTCGCGGACCCTCGACCCCGACGAGTTCTACACCCGCAACTACACCCCCTTCAACATCAAGGACGAGTTGTCGAAGAACTACATGGACCTGAATGTCGTGGACACGAAGTTCCAGGCCGAACTCAAGTGGAAGGTCACCCCGAAACTCGAACTGGCGGCTCTGGGCGCCGTGAAATACTCCTCGTCGACCACCGAACACCACGTCAAGGAGGGTTCGAACATGGCCGAAACCTATCGCTCGATGCCCAACTCGGTGATCCAGGGACTCAACCCCTACCTCTACGACAACCCCGACACCTCGACCGAAAAGTATTCGATCCTGCCCGAGGGCGGCATCTACCGCCGGAACGACTACCGCGCCAACAGCTATGACTTCCGCGCCTCGATGACCTACAACGACGTCTTCAACGACAAGCACATCGTCAATGCCTACGCCGCCGCCGAGATCAATGCCCTTGACCGCTCGTCGACCGCCTTCACCGGCTGGGGCCTGCAGTACTCGCTCGGCAACACCCCCTACTACATTCTCGACCTCTTCAAGAAACAGATCGAGGACAATACCCAGTATTACAGCATGTCCAACACCCGCGAGCGGAACGCCGCCTTCGCCGCAACGGCCTCCTACTCCTACGACTACCGCTACACGATCAACGGTACGATCCGCTACGAGGGTTCGAACCGGCTGGGACGTTCGCGCAAGGCCCGCTGGCTCCCGACGTGGAACATCGCCGGTAAATGGGCCGTCGATCAGGAGGCCTTCTTCGAGGCCCTCGCGCCGGCGGTCTCGACCCTCGCCCTGAGACTCTCCTACTCGCTGACGGCCGACCGAGGCCCCTCGTCGGTGAGCAACTCCACGGTCACGATCTATCCCACCAACCCCTGGCGCGGCGATACCGAGATCACCGAATCGGGTCTCGTCGTCTCGGCCATCGAGAACGCCGACCTCACCTACGAGAAGAAACACGAGCTCAACGTGGGTCTCGACGTCGGATTCCTCGACAACCGCATCTCGCTCTCGGTGGATGCCTACAAGCGAAACAACTTCGACCTGATCGGCAACACCATCACCACGGGTCTGGGCGGATTCATCGGACAGATGGGCAACGTCGCCGCCATGAAATCCCACGGCGTCGAACTCTCGCTCTTCACGCGAAACATCCAACAGAAGAACTTCTCCTGGGAGAGCAGCTTCATCTTCTCCTGGATGGACAACACGGTCACCAAACTCCGCTCCGACACGAACCTCATGTCGTTCGTCACCGGTTCGGGATTCTCGATGGAGGGCAAACCCCGCGGATCGCTCTTCTCGCTGCAGTTCATGGGGCTCGATGAGATGGGTATCCCCACGTTCCTCAACTCCGACGGTACGATCACCTCGACGGGCATCAACTTCCAGGAGACCCAGAACTTCAGCCACCTGGTCTACGAAGGCCCCGTGGATCCCACCATCACGGGTAGCTTCGGCAACATCTTCCGCTACAAGGGTTTCACGCTCAACGTCTTCATGACCTACTCGTTCGGCAATGTCGTGCGTCTGGACCCGATCTTCTCGAACGCCTACTCCGACCTGACGGCCATGCCGCGCGAGTTCAAGGACCGGTACATCAACCCGGGCGACGAGCTGCGAACCACGATCCCCGTGATCGCCAGCGCCCGGCAGAACAACGAAATCCAGTACCTGAGCAAGGCCTACAACGCCTACAACTACTCGACCGAACGCATCGCCAAGGGTGACTTCATCCGCATGAAGGAGGTCTCGCTCACCTACGACTTCCCGAAGAGCATCGCCTCGAAACTCCGCATGAGCGGACTCTCGCTGAAGCTCCAGGCCACGAACCCCTTCCTGATCTACTCCGACAAGGCGCTTCACGGCCAGGATCCCGAATTCTTCAACTCGGGAGGCGTCGCCACCCCCATGCCCAAACAGTTCACCCTAACGCTTCGAATCAGTTTCTAA
- a CDS encoding PorV/PorQ family protein yields the protein MKLRLRTSQAILLLLLTATQVLRAQTGSGVTFLRMETAAPSAGMAGAGALLPERTDAIHGNAAGVLFGTSRGGAEVSVGPLGGSASDRLWSGAGFWSADGRNALLAGVRRLAGVEIPMTDDKGFPAGTARPWDLSAEAGYARRFGSRVAVALTARYIRSDLDLGDSPIQGVSFDLAAALRGKFAGSDKIGWVAGIRVADLGPDLRASDGQRLSLPSRGSVEGLFTWNPHRNHAVHLCADLGYRWADALFDAAFGVEYRFLQYGVLRAGYCTQTPCGTDGHAAVGCGFIIGPVRGDVAYRFGGAENDPSDQSFLLTVGFRL from the coding sequence ATGAAACTCCGACTCCGAACCTCACAAGCGATCCTCCTGCTGTTGCTGACCGCCACACAGGTCCTGCGGGCCCAAACCGGGAGCGGCGTCACCTTCCTGCGCATGGAGACCGCGGCCCCGAGTGCCGGCATGGCCGGAGCCGGGGCCCTGCTCCCCGAGAGGACGGATGCCATCCACGGCAATGCCGCCGGAGTTCTCTTCGGCACGAGCCGGGGCGGCGCCGAGGTCTCCGTCGGACCATTGGGCGGTTCGGCGAGCGACCGCCTCTGGAGCGGCGCGGGATTCTGGTCCGCAGACGGACGCAACGCCCTGCTGGCGGGAGTCCGACGCCTCGCCGGAGTGGAGATTCCGATGACCGACGACAAGGGATTCCCCGCCGGAACGGCCCGTCCGTGGGATCTCTCCGCCGAGGCGGGCTACGCCCGGCGCTTCGGCAGCCGGGTGGCCGTCGCACTCACGGCCCGCTACATACGCTCGGATCTCGATCTGGGGGATTCGCCGATTCAGGGGGTGTCGTTCGATCTGGCAGCCGCCCTGCGCGGGAAATTCGCCGGTTCGGACAAGATCGGCTGGGTTGCCGGCATCCGCGTCGCGGACCTGGGCCCTGACCTCCGGGCCTCCGACGGGCAAAGGCTCTCGCTGCCCTCCCGCGGATCCGTCGAGGGGCTCTTCACCTGGAACCCCCACCGCAACCATGCCGTTCACCTCTGCGCCGATCTCGGATACCGGTGGGCGGATGCCCTCTTCGACGCGGCTTTCGGCGTCGAATACCGCTTTCTGCAATACGGGGTGCTCCGCGCCGGCTACTGCACGCAGACGCCCTGCGGAACGGACGGGCACGCCGCCGTCGGATGTGGATTCATCATCGGTCCGGTCCGCGGCGATGTCGCATACCGGTTCGGCGGAGCGGAAAACGACCCCTCCGACCAAAGTTTTCTGTTGACTGTCGGATTCCGGCTCTGA